A genome region from Vibrio tapetis subsp. tapetis includes the following:
- a CDS encoding RDD family protein, which yields MNKNTNKAGLMKRLAALFYDAIVVIAVEMMAGGLIIAIIFALNAAGLMGYGQYIDASDLLTRHPVFSLLYTSYLVAVWVGFFVFFWTRAGQTLGMRAWKLRVQNSDGSTISATQALIRLTTSAFGLGNFTVPFDPEKRAFQDMWAKSEVIVLEKAR from the coding sequence ATGAACAAGAACACCAACAAAGCAGGCTTAATGAAACGGCTTGCAGCACTCTTCTACGACGCAATTGTTGTAATTGCGGTTGAGATGATGGCGGGCGGGCTAATCATTGCCATTATCTTTGCTTTAAACGCTGCAGGGTTAATGGGGTACGGTCAATACATTGATGCCAGCGACTTATTAACACGGCATCCTGTATTTAGCCTTTTGTACACCTCTTATCTCGTCGCAGTTTGGGTAGGCTTCTTTGTCTTCTTTTGGACAAGAGCAGGACAAACATTGGGAATGCGCGCATGGAAGTTGCGCGTGCAAAACTCAGATGGCAGCACTATTTCCGCAACACAGGCTCTCATTCGACTCACCACCTCCGCCTTTGGATTGGGTAACTTTACTGTCCCGTTTGACCCAGAAAAACGTGCGTTTCAAGATATGTGGGCAAAGTCTGAAGTCATTGTGCTCGAAAAAGCACGTTAA
- a CDS encoding polysaccharide deacetylase family protein, with protein sequence MLENTLLQDLGFDPSDRVVMFHCDDVGVSHSTIPAYQELLNFGIAQSGSVMVPCPWFPEVAKLCRQYPDLDMGVHLTLTNEWQSYRWSPISTSDPKSGLIDDSGYMHKNEYELWRYAAPGSIKQEITAQLDRALNAGIQVSHLDSHMFSMLSAKTLPIFNQLAIERQLPQFVLSPEYFKNQDGMTKHLNMEHTAYPLTEKYGSVYDHARHHSKLGMPCFDHWDSLSYTDPNHRVEQLKQKLSQLKPGVTFFLLHPAQESDELKAICPGVDWQIRVADYKAMLSPELKNYIHRQGIKLISFKQVKAIIDTRHELSSMPS encoded by the coding sequence ATGTTGGAAAATACCTTGCTCCAAGATTTAGGGTTTGACCCGAGCGACCGGGTTGTGATGTTTCACTGCGATGATGTAGGCGTCAGCCATTCCACCATCCCCGCTTATCAAGAGCTGTTGAATTTTGGCATTGCGCAATCAGGGTCAGTGATGGTTCCTTGCCCATGGTTTCCCGAAGTGGCTAAATTATGTCGCCAATACCCAGATCTCGATATGGGTGTGCATCTCACCCTTACCAACGAATGGCAAAGCTATCGCTGGAGCCCTATTAGCACATCAGACCCTAAATCAGGGTTGATTGATGATAGCGGTTACATGCACAAGAATGAGTACGAATTATGGCGTTATGCAGCCCCAGGCTCGATAAAACAAGAAATCACCGCACAGTTAGACAGAGCGTTGAATGCGGGAATTCAAGTTAGTCATTTGGACTCACACATGTTCTCTATGTTGTCTGCCAAAACCTTGCCAATTTTCAATCAGTTGGCTATCGAAAGACAATTACCTCAGTTTGTTTTATCACCCGAGTATTTTAAAAATCAAGACGGTATGACAAAACACCTGAACATGGAACATACTGCGTACCCACTCACAGAGAAATATGGCAGTGTTTACGATCATGCACGCCACCACAGTAAGCTAGGAATGCCCTGTTTCGACCATTGGGACTCGCTATCCTATACCGACCCTAATCACCGAGTGGAACAGCTGAAACAAAAGCTCTCACAATTAAAACCGGGGGTGACCTTTTTTCTACTGCATCCTGCGCAAGAATCCGATGAATTAAAGGCAATATGCCCTGGAGTAGATTGGCAGATCAGAGTGGCCGACTATAAAGCCATGCTAAGCCCAGAGTTGAAGAATTACATTCACCGCCAAGGCATCAAGTTGATCTCTTTTAAGCAGGTCAAAGCCATTATAGATACAAGGCACGAGCTTTCTTCAATGCCGAGTTAA